From Pseudorca crassidens isolate mPseCra1 chromosome 15, mPseCra1.hap1, whole genome shotgun sequence, one genomic window encodes:
- the LOC137206381 gene encoding tryptase-2-like → MLHLLVLALPLLVSLVHAAAAPDQALQRAGIVGGREAPGSKWPWQVSLRFSTQYWKHFCGGSLIHPWWVLTAAHCVGPQVQDPTVLRVQLREQHLYYQDELLPIRRVIPHPNYYIVENGADIALLELGDPVNISSHVHPVTLPPASETFRPGTRCWVTGWGNLHRGQPLPPPFPLKQVKVPVVENSICDMKYHTGLYTGNNIPIVRDDMLCAGNGKRDSCQGDSGGPLVCKVNGTWLQAGVVSWDDGCAQPNRPGIYTRITHYLDWIHQYVPEEP, encoded by the exons ATGCTCCATCTGCTGGTGCTGGCGCTGCCCCTCCTGGTGAGCCTGGTCCATGCGGCCGCTG ccccagaccAGGCCCTGCAGCGAGCAGGCATCGTAGGGGGACGGGAGGCCCCTGGGAGCAAgtggccctggcaggtgagccTGAGATTCAGCACCCAGTACTGGAAACACTTCTGCGGGGGCTCCCTGATCCACCCCTGGTGGGTGCTGACCGCGGCCCACTGCGTCGGACC gcaAGTCCAAGACCCCACAGTCCTCAGGGTGCAGCTGCGGGAGCAGCACCTCTATTACCAGGACGAGCTGTTGCCCATCAGAAGGGTCATCCCCCACCCCAACTACTACATAGTTGAGAACGGGGCGGACATCGCCCTGCTGGAGCTTGGGGACCCCGTGAACATCTCCAGCCACGTCCATCCGGTCACCCTGCCCCCTGCCTCGGAGACCTTTCGCCCGGGGACTCGGTGCTGGGTGACAGGCTGGGGCAACTTGCACAGGGGAC AACCCCTGCCACCGCCATTTCCCCTGAAGCAGGTGAAGGTCCCCGTCGTGGAAAACAGCATCTGTGACATGAAATACCACACTGGCCTGTACACAGGGAACAACATCCCGATCGTCCGGGACGACATGCTCTGTGCCGGAAATGGCAAGAGGGACTCCTGCCAG ggcgaCTCCGGAGGGCCCCTGGTCTGCAAGGTGAATGGCACCTGGCTGCAGGCGGGTGTGGTCAGCTGGGACGACGGCTGTGCTCAGCCCAACCGGCCAGGCATCTACACCCGCATCACGCACTACTTGGACTGGATCCACCAGTACGTCCCCGAGGAGCCCTGA